The following DNA comes from Rosa rugosa chromosome 5, drRosRugo1.1, whole genome shotgun sequence.
CTTAACTAGTACTTTTACTATATTGTGGTTAAAGCAATTGCATTGATGTGTACATAAAGCAATAGCTGGTGGTTGATGGTCTGAAACATGCCTGAATCTGGTGAATTTGGATATCTTTATACACAGTTAGAATTAACCTCATCAAATTGTTGGATAAAAGATAAGATGAAAGTACATCTACATAATGAGACTGCTTGGGCACAAGATCTAGGTCTTTTTGTGTGTTCAGAATTATTAGTAATGTTTGAATGTGCCTGCTAGTATGCCAGTGAGATTTCCAGAGATTCCTACATAGATGTCTTCTTGAATGTATGCTGTGCCGCTGTGGGACAATGGTGGGCTATAAGTAACCGCCCGTTGATTTTGCAACTCTTTGTTGCCTTTTGATATTAAGAAATGCAGTCTGTTAAACTACGTTTCACATTTATGAACTGAGGGTATTTTCTTCATGTTAACCTTTCTTTCCTGCGAAGTAACTATGTATTTAGTGTCAATTCAACATGTTAGTATGTATTGTTACTGAACTAGTGATGTCATTCATGACATTTTAGTGAAGTAGCTCATCCATTTCTTTTTGGCAGGATGGACATGATACAGATGACCCGAAACAAAGCACTGCTGATATGACAGCTTTTGTGAGTTCCGGTTCTaccttcttttttaattttaggGTTTCTGTATGTTGACGTGTTATTGATTATTAAGCATGTTAAGGTTCATAATTATGTAGATCTAAGGATATTTTATTCTACCAGTAGCAAATGATTTTGTTCATAAGCATGTTGGCCTTGATTATCAATGACGAATAAGGAAAGTTAGAAGCCAAAGAAGAGCTTGTCTGTTGATTAGTATTGATCAATTTTGTTGTTTGCTAGAGCTGTTGTTTTATATTCCAACACTTCCCTCATATGTGGGCCTCTCCCTATACCAGTTTGATACCAATTTTCATAGAATTCGTAAAGATTTGGGACTCCAACTGAACAGGCCTTTATGTACAAGTAAAACTAGACTTATTTCTCTTTATTCTAATAGTATTTATTAGATTAAGCAATATGCTAGGTAGTTTGACCCCACAGATGCATGTAATCTTTGTTATTCAAATTGTGTATTCCTATCTAATATCTATGATAGCAGACGTTTAGAGTTTAAACAATTGAAGCTTCCGCCTTTGCTTAgtctttcttttactttttgtaGGTACAAAATCTTCTCCAGCAGATGGTGAGTTTGTCATAAATCTTTCAGGTTTTGTAATTGTAATAATGGACTTGAATGTGCTTGATGGATTGTGTCGCTTATTTTTTTGCATTTTGCAGCAAACCAGGTTCCAGACAATGTCTGACTCCATCGTTTCGAAGAATATCCTTTCATAGATTGTGTTTGTTAATCACAAATATATGTTTTCATTTATATATTAAGCTAATTTTATGAGCATAATATTAGGAAAAATAATTTTCAGTTTGTCCTTGCTGTCATTTGAATACGGTCCATATGATAGTCCTTGATTTTTTGTTCTGGATTGTCTGACTTTCTAAAATCGTTGTCTGTGAGTTTTGGTTTAGAATCTTGAGGAGTGTCATGGTTAATAGAATTGCCATGGGATTGGTTGTGCTTGCCATGTCTAGACTTACTTTTAGATTTGCTCTTTCAGTTGGTGTGGAGAGCATGATTAAACTTTCATTTGACCTTTATCTATTTGTTTATCACTTTTGACTTCTCTATATGCTGCCCCTGTAAACATGAAATTTTTCTGGAACTATTAGTATTATTATCATTCTTATTATTATCATTTTTATTATATGATGCGAGTGTTTGAAGTGTTGCTCGAACACAAGTACTTCATAAACTTATGAAACAGCTTAAGTTTGCTTTGTATCCTTGACCATGATGCACTTGATGAGATGGGCAACAGGATCGAGGAGTTAGAGCAGAGCATCAATGATCTCAGAGCTGAAATGGGAGTGGAAGGCACGCCATCCCCTTCAGCCCCTTCAAAGCCCAAGGTAGATACCAAGTCAGCTGATGATTCAGCCAAGTAGCTTTGCCATGGGACCTTGCTGATCACTAGAGTTATCTGTTGAGTGCCTGATTCCgtgtttcttttgctttttcatttgaaattcaaatcatATGATACATACTGTATCTCGAAGCAGATCAGTGCTCGATGGATTTGTACACAAGCCGAATTTGATACTCATTTTCCGGGAAAATGTAGGATATTTCAGTATTACTATTGATCGGATTTCCATGACTGACATTGATAGTGCACGCTTGGACTGTGGATTGGATCTCACTTTGATTTCGGTTTGAAGGGGATTTCAACCCCTcccaatccaaaatcaattagtGTTAGGTGGGTTTTCCTTGACCCAAGTTCAGctagtttattttatttatgggCATGACTTGAAAACTGAGGTGGCTTTCCACTACTGTGGTCCTAATTCTTAATGTGGATTTATATAGCTTATGGATGGATGCTAATTCTAATGCGACAAGGACATATGAGGTGCTTAATGCAATAGATTGACTCTCGCTCACTCACAGAAAACCCTAAAGAAAGGGATAAAATCCAAATCACAATCAGTGATTTCGACTTTCAGAGTGCTTTAAGCCTTTACTGCATGTGGGGGTTTGCTTGCTTTTAAAGTTTGAGAGAATCTTGCGTAGGGCATCCGCacgggacacgtggtggggagggcaaatcactgcccagcaggagggtgttttgggtattgcactttAGAGAGTAGGGGTAGTTTcgaaaaagatgaaaaatttaCTTGTTTCTGATTGGATGGCCAtaaggccacgtggtggggaaacccccacctaagtatttgtTTTAAAGTTTTAATTGTGGTTGGCAATAATGAGATATTCACATTACCTTTTGTATATATACATGATAAAGCATATGAGAACGCGTTGGAATTGACCGTTAGCATCTATTTGCGTTGTTGTTTTCAGGGGAATGGACATCCACCATATGCATCAAAAGCATTGAATAAGGAAGATGATGTTATTTTCCATATCCGAAACTGTTGGTATGCTAAACCGTTCAAATTGGAGATCGTTTAGTCATTCATACGCTGATACACGTCAAACAAATAAGACTGTAATTGTTATAAACGCTCTCTAATCAGATGAGTAAACAACCTCCAAAATGGTTGATTGTTTGTAATgataattctaaaaaaaaaaatttaaaaattaattataaaattaGCATACAAAATTTACGCAAATAAGAGAGAATTTGAATACGCGTATCCAAATTAATAACTAGTGATAGGAAGCACTATTCTCTCACAAAAACACCTTGCAAATATCTTGTACCTTCTAATTAATGACAGGCCAAAAATTTAAGAGAGAGTCACAAACAATACCCGAATTTTAGGTCATTCATCATAATGGTACCTCAACTTCataaactatcactttggtacctcaatttcttatttttaactatcactttggtacctctGGGGTGAAAATTATATTGGAACAGTTTTTTGAATGATTGAGTTGCAAATGGCTGCTCACGAAGACGCTGGTAATAAAATTAGGGTGTGGGTCAGCGGCTCAATTAACCCATAGATGAGGGAGGTTAAGAGATTACACGAAGAGAGAAAGCCATGATATTCTGAGATTGAGAAGGAGAGGAAGATTTGGAGAAGAGGAACCTCGTCCTTCCCATAATACGCTTGAAAAAATGGCACATGGCAGCCCATGTGATTTTATTTAACGTCATTATGAACGGTAGGTACTAACGCTAATCAGAAGATGTGATTTTAGATACCAAAATGATAGTTTATAAAACATAAGGAATGAAAGTTTAGTATATAGCTTAAAGTTTGGCAACTATTCGTaacattttcccaaaatttAAATCATACATCTACATCAATACATCATTCAATCACTTTCTCTATGATTTTAAATAGTACCTCAAGACAGTTGTAGCCTGCAAGGCTACAGCTACCTCAAATATCAGAGAAAGCTTTACAACCCAATAATACAAATACATGGTTCTCGAATTTAcgcatttaaaaaaaatatatatatattttgctgAGTTTTACCACTGACTCAATTTTCATAAACAATACTCATCTGGGTAAATAAATCAGAATCACAAAATGTAAAAATATGGCAAACAACAATACTAAAATTACAACCACAAACcagaattaaaaaataataataagagtgATGAACTGGTATGGCAAACATTACAATATACCATCAACAATTTCTATCCTTATTCAAATCTCTTCAAAGTATATAACACACAAATTTTCCATCAAGACCcataaatatataaattttcagcaacaatttgaaaaaaaaaaaaggattaaaaactaattaaaacaattaaaattagtGCCTGCAGCGAGTGATGCGGCTACAGCCGCGCGAGTAGGGGTTGGCCTGAGCTCCGGGCCTGCAATTGTAGTACGAGGCGCCGCGTCGCGAGCAGGGGACAGTGTTCCTCCTCAGCGCACCGTAGCTAATGTACCTGGTGGTGGCTAAGATGCGCCGGTTGATCTCCGAGTCCATCTGCAGCTCCAGCTCCTCATCCAAATCACCTATCAGCCCTCCGCCGGCGGAGCCCCAGCTGAAATCGACGGCGGAAGTGGAAGCGGCGGCGAGAGTGGAATGGGCGGCCAGGATTGAACAGAGGAAGATGAAGCCGAAGAGTAGcagtgaggaggaggaggagcttgcCATGTTTGGGTTTCTaatctgagagagagaagaagaagtgagGGCAGGTCTGGGAATATATGTGACCGTTGGAGTGGAAATGCCATTGGAGTTGGGGGTTATTTACGGGGGGATGCCACTTGACCTTAATGCGACCGTCCTTGCTTGAAATGTAAGAATGTCAATGACTTTATGGACATCCACTAATCACGCTTTTTGACCTTATTTGtgcatttttattctttttggagttttttttttgtctttcttaatttcatttagaaaacaaaaaagagttttattactttttttttttttttttagagatttAAAAGGAAAGAGGGGAAAGAGgttaaagaaagaagaagaagaagaagaagagcatcatgattgatgtgtttaaaACAAAAGGAGAATAAGCCAGTTAGTGGACAACCAATGTGACAATGAAGATGGGTATGAAGAAGAAAGTGACTTTGATAATGCCCCAAAGTTCCCACGCTTTGCGTTCTTCAAAATGAAGGAACTCAACCTTTGTTGAGTAATCTTTTACAAACATCCACATAAACACGGTATGAAACTTGctataaaaattaaagaaaagtttTTATCTGAATTCAAAGCTGTTTTTGAGCATAATCATAGTAAGTAATCATTTCGAGTCTCTAAATTTCAGAATAGTTATGTAAAATGAATGAACTCGAATGTGACTTTAAAAATATGTTTAACCACTAAAACACATTCTTTATAAAATGAATCACTTATGTCTAAATATATAATTTGATATTATCAGTAATTTTGTCTCAGTCTCAGGAATGACAACACAATATCTCTAAATACTAGTCATTTTTAGTCGAACTCCTCTAATCCACTTTAGTTAGTGCATTGGGTTAGTTGGGGGAGTCTCACGACCAAGTTAATTTCGACATGTCTAGATGAATGAAGTGACATATAAGAAAAGCACAATTAAACATTCTCTTATCACATTAACCCGTTCTGTTGGGGTGAAAATAGTGCTGCATTATGTGTCACTGTTTTCTGCATAAAAAGTACGTAAGGTTGTTCAGGAAGTGCAAAACAGTACTGCTCCTCTTTATTCCCCACAATAATACACACATTCAATAATATGAAACAAAGTGACTCACCTAACTTGCAACCCGAACTTTAATAATCTCCAGCACACAATCTAAAGAAGCACCTAATAATTACTGCCACAACTATGTGCCAACCCTATTAATGTCATGCAATCTAAttcattacatatatatatatatatatatatatatatatatatatatatatatatatatattttgagaaTAAGATCCTTTATTAAAATGAAGCAAAGTTACATAACAcgggaatgaccggtggtggacaagaattccccactctcctccctaaaacCTAAACCAGTTACGGGTCCATCACTATAAATGACTTCCATGAGCCGAaagggcccaacccctaaccacctaTACCACCTAACGACTCGGGCTATTGAGAATCCCGAGAATATCGATACCACCTCATAGACAACCGCCAAAACAATCAAcgccctcttccacaccgtgtcccaaagataccagaccacgtgcaaggatcactcgtcagcacattgaccataagataaaaccGATAATAAACCAATTCGTCCCCAGGAAAAACACCACATCCATGGCACCTCAAtttgacccaaccctagctcaaCAGAGTAGGGACGTGATAAAAACCAGAAAAACCTAACCAAAACACTAGTCGAAATCCTAACCAAGAAAACTACTTTAACCAAAAACATAGACCAGCCGCCGCAAACAACTTCCTCCTTTTCAGATGACCCGCCGGCAGACCACCACCATAAGTCTGTCCCGTCGAACTCGCACCGCCGGAAATACTCCATCCACGCCGCAAACCACACCAACCTCAACATTTGTCGGCCATATCCAGGCATAAACCCAGATCTCGACAAGCCCACACCGATTAGCAGTGAGAAACTCGCCATGCCTTGTCGCCCGGCTTCGTCCATCCGCCTGAGAGTTCGACACCCTTGCACTCTCCGCCTATCGACCAAACACGGAGAGATAGGTAGCGCCGTACGATCCATGGCAAACCGCCGCCACGATCCAGCCTCTAACCACCTACTCCAAGCCTGCATCGATCGCCAAACATCCATCCTGCCCGCCTGCACCGCAGCCTGAGAGGAACAAAAAGTCATCCACGACCAAGAAGGTCGAACCGGATACCCCACAATCCCGTCCGGCAACACCCGCCACTCATCGATGAGGCCGGAACCTATGATCAATGCTGGGGTGCCGCTGGACAAGCAACAACCGCTTCTGTGCTTTtccaaaaccctagtttcttCCCTCTATTCTCGGAGCAAGGATTCCAAGTTCCAATCACAGCGTACTAATTCATTACATATTCATATCAATATCGAGTGAAATAGAAAATTAAGCGAGAACAAATCACGCAAGTAAGTTAGTTTAAAATTTATTCTGAAAAAAGATGTTGCCAGCGGCGGAACTACGTTTGGGTCTTGGGGGGGCAGGGGGGTCCAGACCTTGATGCATtgattatatataaatataatcaTGTTCGAAGATAGAAAAGAAACTCATGGAATATAAAGAATACTCTGAGTATGGAAATGTAATTACAAGTAattattgttttcttctttatctTTTATTGctgagattatctttccttataGATTAATTCATGAAATGATATCATTATTTATTGATTACATTTTGAACCCCTTGTTGTCGAATCCTGATTCCCCGCCCGGATGCTGGGTTAAATTGGTCATATCAAGCTAGTGGCCTTCCTCAACTTCTCTTTTGCAATCCAAGATTGAAGTTGGGAATTATAAAAAGGAGATACACAGCATATAGGAGACAACTAGTCGATTTAGCAAACAAAGATTTAGATTCGACCGGCCGGCCCGGAGGTTGTTGATGAGTCAATGTGTTGGGTACTTGGGTGAGGCCTGCCCACCAACTAAATAATTTTcttcaaacaaataaaaatttgaaatgaaacaTTCTATTGGAGCATTAATTATTGTTAATTGATTTTGCGGCCTATAGATTATGAGTGCATTGAAAATAATTAGATTGAGAAGTTAGACCGTTGGAATATGAATATAGCTCAATTATGTTGACACCTAATGACCTACGTATGCATTGATAATTTGATAAtgtgaaaaagaaataaaaatatttgTAAATATTAACTCAATAAATGTTCATACGCAGCTGACAGACCGTGTTTAATTTCAAAAACGAAGTCTCGAGTGGCTAAGAGAACATTCGAACTTGAAATTTAGATGTAGAGATAAATGATCTTATAGTCTTAtttgttagaacttagaactaCAGGTTCTTATAAACCATAAACGTATTCCGGTTTGATGATATAGAAGTTCTAAATAGGTCATCTACTTGCCCATTTA
Coding sequences within:
- the LOC133712498 gene encoding heat shock factor-binding protein — translated: MDGHDTDDPKQSTADMTAFVQNLLQQMQTRFQTMSDSIVSKIDEMGNRIEELEQSINDLRAEMGVEGTPSPSAPSKPKVDTKSADDSAK
- the LOC133712309 gene encoding rapid alkalinization factor-like translates to MASSSSSSLLLFGFIFLCSILAAHSTLAAASTSAVDFSWGSAGGGLIGDLDEELELQMDSEINRRILATTRYISYGALRRNTVPCSRRGASYYNCRPGAQANPYSRGCSRITRCRH